The Wolbachia endosymbiont of Ctenocephalides felis wCfeT genome includes a region encoding these proteins:
- a CDS encoding O-methyltransferase codes for MRNNFNTKLLYIRNLFSKEYQRIAQYCTFGKKQPIQISPEEGKLLGLFIKTNKIKSVVEVGTLYGYSSICMAKALPDNGHIYTIENNPQHLEIAKKNFNTLDLNNKITLIEGNALEKLYALSTKAPFDMIFIDADKGGYPKYLDWAELHIKKGGLIIADNTLLFNTVFLESSTKEVSEKSWHAMREFNERLSDGNKYYSILIPTDEGMTVALKLT; via the coding sequence ATGCGCAATAATTTTAATACAAAATTGCTATACATAAGAAATTTATTTTCAAAAGAATATCAAAGAATAGCGCAGTACTGCACTTTTGGAAAAAAACAACCGATTCAAATTAGTCCTGAAGAAGGTAAGTTGTTGGGCTTATTTATAAAAACCAATAAAATTAAAAGCGTTGTTGAGGTAGGTACATTATATGGCTATTCATCAATTTGCATGGCAAAAGCATTACCAGATAATGGTCATATATATACAATAGAAAACAATCCTCAACATTTAGAAATAGCAAAAAAAAATTTTAACACTCTTGATCTAAATAATAAGATTACTTTAATAGAAGGCAACGCATTGGAAAAGCTTTATGCATTATCAACAAAAGCACCTTTTGATATGATATTTATTGATGCTGATAAAGGTGGCTATCCTAAATACTTAGATTGGGCAGAATTGCATATTAAAAAAGGCGGATTAATTATAGCAGATAATACTTTGTTATTTAACACAGTATTTTTGGAATCATCTACAAAAGAGGTATCGGAAAAGTCATGGCATGCTATGAGAGAATTTAATGAAAGGCTATCCGATGGAAATAAGTACTATTCTATATTAATACCAACTGATGAGGGAATGACGGTTGCTTTAAAGCTGACATAA
- a CDS encoding DUF2076 domain-containing protein codes for MVKYKGKMECGEKEVDQLTEKLNTANEKVEELEKQLQELQKQLNKEKDNVSVSGSSGYGSISTSNSASTLSSAPSPQLRRPSVTSLESRASSVGKKKGNFLGGALSGVKRMAGGALLHRSLDRRQCIINS; via the coding sequence ATGGTAAAATACAAAGGTAAAATGGAATGTGGTGAAAAAGAGGTTGATCAGTTAACAGAAAAATTAAACACTGCTAATGAGAAAGTTGAAGAATTAGAAAAACAATTACAGGAATTACAGAAACAATTAAATAAAGAGAAAGATAATGTGAGTGTAAGTGGATCTAGCGGGTATGGTAGTATTTCTACTTCGAATTCTGCTTCTACTTTGAGTTCTGCTCCTAGTCCTCAACTTAGAAGACCTAGTGTAACTTCGTTGGAATCTAGAGCATCTTCAGTGGGAAAGAAAAAAGGGAATTTCTTGGGTGGGGCGCTTAGTGGAGTGAAACGTATGGCTGGAGGGGCTTTGTTGCATCGCTCTTTGGATAGGAGGCAATGCATAATAAATTCATGA
- a CDS encoding DUF2671 domain-containing protein — protein sequence MTDNVNVISEVETLSKKSYKDEGIALLHNPAYREKYRERFEEAQKKVMDLVQFCDGTIVLIENKIAMYYYTWHSKKREFERKKQQTVVKNNGSA from the coding sequence ATGACTGATAATGTAAATGTAATTAGTGAAGTTGAAACACTGAGCAAAAAATCTTATAAAGATGAGGGGATTGCATTGTTACACAATCCAGCTTATCGTGAAAAGTACAGAGAGCGCTTCGAGGAAGCTCAAAAAAAAGTTATGGATCTGGTTCAGTTCTGTGACGGTACTATAGTTTTAATAGAAAATAAAATTGCCATGTACTACTATACTTGGCACAGCAAAAAAAGGGAATTTGAGCGCAAGAAGCAGCAAACAGTGGTGAAGAACAACGGTTCGGCTTAA